The following are from one region of the Flavimobilis soli genome:
- a CDS encoding TetR/AcrR family transcriptional regulator — MGRTQTFDTNEVVRAARAVFWEHGYESASLPELEQATGLSRSSIYHAFGSKRGLFDAVVASYLDEIVRPRLRELTRDDAAPDALDGYLAGLQEALRHAGANGCLLLCAANAPIARDAQVATTIDSYATELRAAVAAGVVRQAPDLPAERHETLATVCSGLVIAALSLVRVNLTAALGTIDAARDLLRQHEPAPHP; from the coding sequence ATGGGCCGCACCCAGACGTTCGACACGAACGAGGTCGTCCGCGCCGCCCGCGCCGTCTTCTGGGAGCACGGCTACGAGAGCGCGTCGCTGCCCGAGCTCGAGCAGGCCACCGGGCTCTCCCGCTCGAGCATCTACCACGCGTTCGGCTCCAAGCGCGGCTTGTTCGACGCCGTCGTCGCGAGCTACCTCGACGAGATCGTGCGCCCGCGGCTGCGCGAGCTCACGCGGGACGACGCCGCCCCCGACGCCCTCGACGGCTACCTCGCCGGGCTGCAGGAGGCGCTGCGTCACGCCGGAGCCAACGGATGCCTCCTCCTGTGCGCGGCCAACGCCCCGATCGCCCGTGACGCCCAGGTCGCGACGACGATCGACTCCTACGCGACCGAGCTGCGCGCCGCCGTCGCCGCGGGCGTCGTCCGCCAAGCACCCGACCTGCCCGCCGAGCGGCACGAGACCCTCGCGACCGTGTGCTCAGGCCTCGTCATCGCAGCCCTCTCTCTCGTGCGGGTCAACCTCACGGCTGCGCTCGGCACCATCGACGCCGCCCGCGACCTGCTCCGCCAGCACGAACCGGCACCTCATCCATGA
- a CDS encoding DUF1304 domain-containing protein, with amino-acid sequence MVIAGLVLAGVAALVHVFIFYLESIAWTSARARAVFGTGTVEQAAVQQQLAFNQGFYNLFLAIAVALGIVLYAAGQTAVGATLVLTGAGSMAAAALVLLLSSPDKASAALKQGLAPALGVLALALGLAL; translated from the coding sequence ATGGTCATCGCTGGCCTCGTGCTCGCAGGCGTCGCCGCCCTCGTGCACGTCTTCATCTTCTATCTCGAGTCGATCGCCTGGACGAGCGCCCGCGCCCGCGCCGTCTTCGGCACCGGCACCGTGGAGCAGGCGGCCGTGCAGCAGCAGCTCGCGTTCAACCAGGGCTTCTACAACCTGTTCCTCGCGATCGCCGTCGCGCTCGGCATCGTCCTCTACGCAGCCGGGCAGACCGCCGTCGGCGCGACCCTCGTCCTCACAGGCGCCGGCTCGATGGCCGCCGCCGCCCTCGTCCTCCTCCTCTCGAGCCCCGACAAGGCCTCGGCAGCGCTCAAGCAGGGCCTCGCACCCGCGCTCGGCGTCCTCGCCCTCGCCCTTGGCCTCGCACTCTGA